Sequence from the Amycolatopsis sp. NBC_00345 genome:
GATTTCCTCCGGCTGTCCCTCGCGGGCGGAAACCCTTGGGACGGCAGTGACACCGCGTGCTTCGCCAATCCCGGCGCGGTGGGCGTCGACCTTTCCGGGGTCACCCGGATCGACTCCGGCAACAACGTGGTGACCGTCTACTGGGACGGCGGCCGGACCGATCTGGGGAAGTGGGAGGCGCGCGATCTGAACTTCGTGCACGCCCGGCAGGTCGTCATCTACTGATTCCCGCGAAACGGCCCGGCGTCCGCAGAGACGCCGGGCCGTTTTCGGGGTCAGCTGGCCGAATCCGCGGGCTCGGCCGCCACTTCCGCGACCTTCGGGTCCTCGCCCCGGTGCCGCAGCGCGAGCAGCCCGCCGACGATCATCGAGATCAGCACGCCGACGAAGGTGTACCAGTAGGTGGCGAGCGGCACGAGCGTCTTCGTCGCCGCGCCGAACTGGATGTGCACCGCCGTCGTGGTCTTGTCGAACTTGACGAACAGGATCAGGAACGCCATGCCGACCACCGAGCAGGCGAACGCGACCACCGCGTCGGACTGCCGCGCCTTCTTGACCACCAGGCCGAGGAAAAACGCGCCGAGCAGCGCGCCGTAGGTGTAGCCGACGATGCCGAGGCCCTGCTGGATCACCGGGTCCTTCGAGTTGGTGAACAGCGAGGCGAAGATCGCGAACACCACGGCCCAGATGAGTGTCCACATGCGACCGTGGCGTAGCAGCTTCGAGTCCTCCACCGTGCGCTTGGTGAAGCGCTGGTAGAGGTCGGCGATGGTCGAGGTGGACAGCGCGTTCAGCGCCGAGGCCAGCGCGCCCATGGTGGACGCGAGGATGCCCGCGATCAGCAGCCCGGCCAGCCCCACCGGCAGGTCGTTGACGATGAAGTTGGAGAACACGTCGTCGCCGGACATCTTCCCGGCCGCGACGGCGGTGGCGGTCGCGCCCGTCTTCCCGCCCGTGTACACCCACAGCATCGCGCCCACCACCAGGAACAGCGCGAACTGGATGAACACCACGATCGACGAGCCGATCAGCGCGCGCTGCCCGTCGCGCAGGCTCTTGGTCGACAGCAGCCGCCCGACGATCAGCTGGTCCGCGCCGTGCGACGCCATCGACAGGAAGGCGCCGCCGACCACGGCGCCGATGAACGCGTAGGGGCTGGTGATGATGTTCGACGCGAAGTCGGTGAGCTGGAAGCGGCCCTGGCCCGAGGCGATCGAGGTCCAGCCGTCCGGCAGCTTCGTGGACAGGAAGATGACCGCGCCGATCGCGCCGAGGATGTAGAGCGACCACTGGATCACGTCGACCCAGATCACCGACTTGATGCCGCCGACGAACGCGTAGATCAGGGTCAGCGCGGTCAGCAGCACCACGATGTGCCAGTAGGCGGTGTGGATGCCGTAGTGGTCGAGGATCGCCTTGATCGGGATGGCCCCCGCGAACAGCCGCAGGCCCTCGGCCAGCAGCCGGGTCACCACGAACGTCACCGACGCCGTGCCCTGCAGCCCGCGCCCGAAGCGGCGGCCCAGGAACTCGTACGCGCTGACGTAGTTGCCCCGGAAGTAGCGGGGCAGCAGCACGAACGCCGCGACGAGGCGGCCCAGGATGTAGCCGAAGGCCACCTCCAGGAACAGGAACGCGCTGCCGAAGACCAGGCCGGGCGTGGAGATGACGGTGAGCGTGGACGTCTCGGTGGCCACCACCGAGAGCGTCACCGCCCACCAGGGCATGCTGCGCTCACCGACGAAGTAGTCGTTCGCGGACTTCTGTCTGCGCCCGACCAGCACGCCGATGATCGGCATCGCCGCCAGGTACACGATGACGATCACCAGATCGACTGGGTTCATGGACTTCTCCTACCGTCGTGCGCCAACTTCCGCGACCCGTAACCGGGTCACAGTGCCCCCCAGTGGGGCCGGAAGGTTCAAGGGGCCGGCGCCGGGCGTCAGCGCGCCGAGCAGCCGCGGCCCGCGCGCGCCGGTGGCGGACGGCAGCGTGGCCGGGACGCCGCACCAGCTCAGCCAGCCGAGCAGCGTGGTCAGGTACGCCTCCTTGCCCGCGCCGGGCAGGCCGAGGTCGTCGCTGGTCCGCAGCGCGACGCCGGGCAGCCGCCGTGCCAGCGCCGCCATCACCGCGGGGTTCGCGATCCCGCCGCCGGACGCGACGACCGTGGCGGCGCCGTGCCGGCGGCACTCCGCGGCCACGGTGACGGCCGTCAGCTCGGTGAGGGTGGCGAGCAGGTCTTCGGCGGACAGCGGCGGCAGACCGTCGAGCGCGGTGTCGAGGTAACCGCTGTGGAAGTGCTCCTTGCCGGTGGATTTCGGTGGTGCGGCGGCGAAGTACGGGTCGGCGAGCAGCCGGTCGAGCAGGTCCGGGCGCACGGTGCCGGCGAGGGCGAGGGCGCCGTCGAAGTCCGCGTGCTGCGCCCCGGCGGTGACGCGGGCTGCGGCCAGATCGAGCAGCGCGTTGGCCGGGCCGGTGTCGTAGGCGAGCACGGCGGTGCCGGCAGTGTCGGCTGTGCCGGTCTTGCTGCCGACGACGGTGATGTTCGCGATCCCGCCGAGGTTCAGCGCGGCCACCGGGCGCCCGGTCTCTTCGGCGAGGCCGCGCAGCCACAGCGCGTCGAGCGTGCTCGCCAGGGGAGCGCCCTGCCCGCCCGCGGTGATGTCGCGGATGCGCAGGTCGGCGATCACCGGCACGCCCGTCCGCTCCGCGATCCACGCGGGCTGGCCCAGCTGCAGCGTGCCGAGGGCGACGCCGCCGGAAACCCAGTGGTAGACGGTCTGGCCGAGCGAGGCGATGACGTCCACCGGCCCGTAGCGCTCGATGCCCAGGCGGGCGGCTTCGGCGAAGGCCTGCCCGACCAGCGTGTCGAGGACGGTCAGCTGCTCGGCGCTGCTGGGCCGGGGCGGCAGGGCGCCGAGCAGGCCGTCGCGCAGCTCCTCGGCGTAGGGCACGTCGAGTTCGCCGAGCGGGGTGAGGACCACGGTGTCCCCGTCGGCACGCAGGTCCGCCACGGCGACGTCGATGCCGTCGACCGAGGTCCCGGACAGCAGCCCGAGAACCCGGAATCCGTGTCCGGTGTGCGTAGTCATCCGGAGTGGTTTAGCCAAGCCGTCCCGGAGGCGCAAGCCGGGCGGTGAAGTCTTGGCCGAATCGGAACTCGGCCCGTGACTAGTTGGCTTGATCGACCCGTCGCGCGTGGGGTACCCGGTGCGGCGGCGGGGCGGATGAAAGGATGGCGGCGTGTCTAGTACCTGGTTCTGGATCGTTGTCGTCGCCGTCGTCGTCCTGGTCGCCGTGCTGGTGTCCGGGCTGCTCATCGCCCGTCGGCGGCGGATCAGCCTGGACAAGGCCCGCGAGGTCGCGGCGAAGCCGAAGCGCGGCAGCTACACCGCGTCGGGCGGCATCGCGCTGGCCCCTGGCGGCGAAGCGGCAGTGTCCCCCGTAGAACCCGCCGAGCATCCCGTGGACGACCGGCCGGAGGTCGACGGGCAGCCCGCGGTGGGCGACGACGCCGCGGTGCCGCGCGACTCCGGCCAGCGCACGGTGCGCGACGTCAAGCTGCCCGAGCCGGACGTGTCCGACACCGACGAGGTCACGGCCGCCGCGGAGATCGAGGAGATCGACCCCGCCACCGGGCGGCTGGAGCGGCTGCGCGGGCGGCTGTCGAAGTCGCGCTCGGTGTTCGGGCAGAGCCTGCTGGGCCTGCTCGGCGCGGGTGACCTCGACGAGGACTCCTGGCAGGAGGTCGAGGACACGCTGCTGGTCGCCGACCTCGGCGCGGCCACGACCGACCAGATCGTGCAGCGCCTGCGCGACGAGCTGAGCCGCAAGGCCGTGCGCTCGTCCGCCGAGGCGCGCGCGGTGCTGCACGAGGTGCTGACCGCCGCCCTGTCGACCGACGGCCACCGCGCCGTCCGTGCCCTGCCGCACCAGGTGGACGGGCAGAAGCAGCCCGCCGTGGTGCTCGTCGCGGGGGTGAACGGCACCGGCAAGACCACCACCACCGGCAAGCTCGCGCGGGTGCTCGTGGCGCAGGGCAGCACGGTGGTGCTCGGCGCGGCGGACACCTTCCGCGCCGCCGCCGCCGAGCAGCTGCAGACCTGGGGCGAGCGCGTGGGCGCGACAGTCGTGCGCGGCAAGGAAGGCGCGGACCCGGCGGCGGTCGCGTTCGACGCCGTCAAGCGCGGCATCGAGGACGGCGTGGACGCGGTGCTGGTGGACACCGCCGGCCGGCTGCACACCAAGACCGGGCTGATGGACGAGCTCGGCAAGGTCAAGCGAGTCGTCGAGAAGCAGGCGAAGGTCGACGAGGTGCTGCTGGTCCTCGACGCCACCACCGGCCAGAACGGCCTCGCGCAGGCGCGGGTGTTCGCCGAGGTCGTCGACGTCACCGGCATCGTGCTGACCAAGCTCGACGGCACCGCGAAGGGCGGCATCGTCTTCCAGGTCCAGCGCGAGCTGGGCGTGCCGGTCAAGCTCGTCGGCCTCGGCGAGGGCCCGGACGACCTGGCCCCGTTCGAGCCGGGCGCCTTCGTGGACGCACTGCTGGGCTGACTGTCCGATGGGCACGGGTGCGGTCGTCTCGGTCGAGGGCGGCAACGCCAGGTACGACGTTCAGGTGGATACCAAGCCCGGCAACTGAAAACCCGGTGACAGGCCGGTCTCTCCGGGCGGACACTTCTGATCGTGCCGCCCGAGGAGACCGCCGTGATCATCGAAGGCCCGCGCGTCCGCCTGCGCCCGTTCACCGAGCCGGACCGCGATCGGGCGCGGGACATCCTCGCCACGCCCGAAGTGGCGCGATGGTGGGGCGAGGCCGAGGAAGAGGCCGACAGCCTGCTGGAGGTCGAAGAGGGCTTTTCCAGCTATGCCATCGAGTTCGAGGGCGAGACCGTCGGCCTGATCCAGAGTTCCGAGGAGCTGGACCCGGAGTTCCGGCACGCCGGCATCGACATCGCCGTCGACCCGCGGTGGCACGGCCGCGGCTTCGGCGCCGAGGCGATCCGCGTGCTCGCCGCGCACCTGTTCGCGCAGGGGCACCACCGGCTCACCATCGACCCGGCGGTGGCCAACACCCGGGCCGTGCACGTGTACGAGAAGCTCGGCTTCCGGCCGGTCGGCGTG
This genomic interval carries:
- a CDS encoding anhydro-N-acetylmuramic acid kinase; this encodes MTTHTGHGFRVLGLLSGTSVDGIDVAVADLRADGDTVVLTPLGELDVPYAEELRDGLLGALPPRPSSAEQLTVLDTLVGQAFAEAARLGIERYGPVDVIASLGQTVYHWVSGGVALGTLQLGQPAWIAERTGVPVIADLRIRDITAGGQGAPLASTLDALWLRGLAEETGRPVAALNLGGIANITVVGSKTGTADTAGTAVLAYDTGPANALLDLAAARVTAGAQHADFDGALALAGTVRPDLLDRLLADPYFAAAPPKSTGKEHFHSGYLDTALDGLPPLSAEDLLATLTELTAVTVAAECRRHGAATVVASGGGIANPAVMAALARRLPGVALRTSDDLGLPGAGKEAYLTTLLGWLSWCGVPATLPSATGARGPRLLGALTPGAGPLNLPAPLGGTVTRLRVAEVGARR
- a CDS encoding GNAT family N-acetyltransferase; this encodes MIIEGPRVRLRPFTEPDRDRARDILATPEVARWWGEAEEEADSLLEVEEGFSSYAIEFEGETVGLIQSSEELDPEFRHAGIDIAVDPRWHGRGFGAEAIRVLAAHLFAQGHHRLTIDPAVANTRAVHVYEKLGFRPVGVMRSYERGTDGIWHDGLLMDMLAGELVGDDAG
- the ftsY gene encoding signal recognition particle-docking protein FtsY translates to MSSTWFWIVVVAVVVLVAVLVSGLLIARRRRISLDKAREVAAKPKRGSYTASGGIALAPGGEAAVSPVEPAEHPVDDRPEVDGQPAVGDDAAVPRDSGQRTVRDVKLPEPDVSDTDEVTAAAEIEEIDPATGRLERLRGRLSKSRSVFGQSLLGLLGAGDLDEDSWQEVEDTLLVADLGAATTDQIVQRLRDELSRKAVRSSAEARAVLHEVLTAALSTDGHRAVRALPHQVDGQKQPAVVLVAGVNGTGKTTTTGKLARVLVAQGSTVVLGAADTFRAAAAEQLQTWGERVGATVVRGKEGADPAAVAFDAVKRGIEDGVDAVLVDTAGRLHTKTGLMDELGKVKRVVEKQAKVDEVLLVLDATTGQNGLAQARVFAEVVDVTGIVLTKLDGTAKGGIVFQVQRELGVPVKLVGLGEGPDDLAPFEPGAFVDALLG
- a CDS encoding beta/gamma crystallin domain-containing protein, translated to MSSLVKRMAIGATAALALAVTVPAGSAFAAGQLACDGRTDFLRLSLAGGNPWDGSDTACFANPGAVGVDLSGVTRIDSGNNVVTVYWDGGRTDLGKWEARDLNFVHARQVVIY
- a CDS encoding sodium:solute symporter is translated as MNPVDLVIVIVYLAAMPIIGVLVGRRQKSANDYFVGERSMPWWAVTLSVVATETSTLTVISTPGLVFGSAFLFLEVAFGYILGRLVAAFVLLPRYFRGNYVSAYEFLGRRFGRGLQGTASVTFVVTRLLAEGLRLFAGAIPIKAILDHYGIHTAYWHIVVLLTALTLIYAFVGGIKSVIWVDVIQWSLYILGAIGAVIFLSTKLPDGWTSIASGQGRFQLTDFASNIITSPYAFIGAVVGGAFLSMASHGADQLIVGRLLSTKSLRDGQRALIGSSIVVFIQFALFLVVGAMLWVYTGGKTGATATAVAAGKMSGDDVFSNFIVNDLPVGLAGLLIAGILASTMGALASALNALSTSTIADLYQRFTKRTVEDSKLLRHGRMWTLIWAVVFAIFASLFTNSKDPVIQQGLGIVGYTYGALLGAFFLGLVVKKARQSDAVVAFACSVVGMAFLILFVKFDKTTTAVHIQFGAATKTLVPLATYWYTFVGVLISMIVGGLLALRHRGEDPKVAEVAAEPADSAS